The DNA sequence ACCTGATCCTGACGAAAGAATTTAGGTGCTGCAATATCATCACGAAAATCAAAGACCAGGGCTAGAGGCGAGGATGGTGACGCAACGTCACTGACGGTGACAACCGAATATGGCGTCAGAAGTAACCCGGAGCCATGACATCCTCTGAGCGCGATCGTCGAGTCTGAGCCAACATACGATGGATACCACCTGCCTTCCCGTGCGACGAGACTGGCGCTATCAACAACGGCGCAAACGGCGCCACGCAGGTCCTGTGTGCTCTGCGCCACGGCGTGCGCCGCAGAGAGTTCCAGATGTGCGAGAGGTACAAGCACCATGACAACAAGGTGCGGTATGAGACGCCTGAGTTGTGCCATCGTACCTCCCATCAATCGCGAATGGCTTTGGTAACCCGCGGGCAGTCCGGCGCACGTTCCTTGACGCCCTTGCGCAAGATGTTGTACCGCGAGTCCTTCCGGAGCTCCGCGAGGAATGGTTCCGTGTCGATCTGTCGAACCGACTGGCCGAGGTCGAGCGCGCGGGCCAGGTGCTTGAGCGCCTTTTCGCGCTGCGCCGTGAGCTCGTAAGCCACTGCCACGCGGTAGTTGACATCGGGATCGTCCGGTCCTGCGGCCAGCGCTTGCGTCGTGAGCGACGGCACGCTGTCCGGCTCAATGATTGAGTAGAAGCCCGCGAGCATAGCGAGCACGTGGGCGTCGTTGGGTCTCGATTGTCGGCGGGCCTCAGCCATGCCGGTCCCGTCGTGGTAGAGCGCGATGGCCTGTTCGCGGTGGTCGGGAATCCAGTAGTGGCAGTCGGCGAGAGCGCTGACGACATCAACGCTCGCCGGGAAGTACTCGTGAGCCCACTGGTACATTTGAGCCGCCGTTGTGAAATCGTTGTCCATGTAGTAGAGCGTCCCAAGATTCGCGCAGGCCTCGAAGTTACGGGCCAGGTCGAACGATCGGGTGAACATGGCGAAGGCCCCGTCCCAGCAGTCCATGGCAAAGTAACAGGAGCCCAGGTAGTTGTAGGCCTGTCCGTACTCTGGTGTTAAGCGGGTTTGTCGCTCGAAGGGGGCAATGGCATCGGCATAGCGCCCATGTGTGAGGTAGAAATACCCAAGCATTTCATAGGTCATCGGATCGGCGCGGTTGGTGTCCACCGCGCGGACATAAGCAGCTTCGGCCTCGTGTGGCTCGCCATTGGCAGTGTAGACAGCGGCCAGTTGCCAGATCGCATCGCGGTTTCTTGGGTCTAACGCAAGCGCGCTCACCAGCGCATGGCTTGCAGCGTCGGGTTTGCCTCGGGTGCTATAGACCTGCGCAAGCGTAACCAAAGCGTTCGGCTGGTTGCGAAATGAAGCCAGCGCTTCCCGGCAGGTCCGGCCCGCCAGATCCGCCCACAGCGTATCCCGGCCGGATTCGAAGCGGCGCCGGTACGCCTCTCCCAGGACAGCGCGGGCGCGGGCGAATGCGGTGTCCACCGCGACCGCCTGTTCGAGTGCCACGATCGCATCATCCAGACTGCTGCCATCGCCCGCCAGGTGCCCCAGCCCGATGAGATACTCGCGGTACGCCTCCGCGCTGCGGGTGTAGCCGCTGTCCGCGGTGGCGACGGTTTTCAGGCCGGCGAGCTTGCGCACATCAGCGCCAATACGGTTGCTGTCAAATGACGGGCCCAGTGGGACCTCGACCTTCTCCTTGAATGTCGCCGAACTTCTCACGTCATAGCTCTCAACGGCAATAGTGAGTGGGTTGGTATCCGCTGTTACTTGAGCAGCGATTACCAGCCGCGCCCCGACCAGTGCACGCGCTTTCTCTGGCGTGCGAACGCCCGCACGGCTGATCCGTGCGGGATCCACGGTCCACACCGAGGGGTTAGCATTGCGATGGGCGCGAATGCGGTCGTTGAGATCGCGCGCAAACCCTGCAACGAGTGCTCGATCTTCTGCGGTACCCGATACCGGATCGGTTGGCAACACCGCGATGCCTGGCTCGCCACTGCAGAACCCCAATCCGGTGGTACGGATGATCCAGCACCGCTGCCAGATACCCAGGGCAACCAGCGCCGTGGCAGCTGCAAGTGCCACTCGCACCGCCCGCTTGCGCCGGCGCTTGATCCAATACGATGATGTGGTACGTCGTTCCGGCTCCAGCTCCGTGAGCACCGCTTCGAGGTCTTTGAGCAGAGCGTCGGCGTTCTCGTAGCGCTGCTCCGGCTTCTTTGCAAGGCACCGGTCCACCACGTGGGAAAGCGATTCCGGAACATCCGGGCGCAGCTCACGCACGGGACGGTGGGGCTGATTGACAATCTTGTAGAGGATGGACGCGGGATGTTCCGCCTGAAACGGCGGCTTTCCGGTCAGGAGTTCGTAGACGACGGATCCAACGGCAAAGATATCCGTGCGCCCGTCCAGTAACTCGCCTTCAGCCTGCTCGGGGGACGTGTACATCAGCGTGCCGACGGTTGCATCACTGCTGGTAAGGCTCGAGTGATCGGTGAGCAACGCAAGACCAAAGTCAACGATCTTGATGACGCCCTTGTCGAACATGAGGTTGGCTGGCTTGAGGTCTCTGTGGATGACGCCTTTGTCGTGAGCGTGCGCCAGGCCACTGGCAATGCCGATGGCGATACCAATTGCGTCTCGGATGGAACATTCACCGCTGGCGATGTGATCCTGGAGAGTCTCACCCCCGCAATGGGACATGACGATGTACGTTCGTCCCTCGGTTGTTTCCCCGATTTCGTAGAACCGACAGATGTTTTCGTGATTGAGGGCGGCCAGCGCCTCGGCCTGGCGGACGAAACGCTGTTTTGCCTTGGCGTCGCCAAGAAGGCTTTCGGGTATGAACTTGATGGCGACAGTCAGGCTGAGGCGTGTGTGCTCGGCCTTATAGACCTCGCCCATCGCACCCTTTCCCAGGTACGCGGTAACGCGGTACTGCGATAATACGCGGCCAATCATGGACAGTCCTGCTTTGGTCCGGGCGTATTGGTTGCCGGGTCAGGCCGGATGAGGACGGGGCCGCGCGCGATCGGGAGCGGGCGGCAAGGCGGGTTGGAACGAGAAAGCGAGTACGGCCGTGACATGACTCCCTCCTGTCGCAGGCGGCCGGGGCGTTGGACTCGCTACTTGTGTTCAGACGGGATTATAGCACGTCTCGAATAGGGCGCCGGTATGCCAACTGCCGGATGGAGTTCCTCTACAGTCTGAGCCGCCTCAACGTGGCGACGTCGCGGGCGCGCTGCGCCACCATCCTGGTGGCGAGCCCGAAGCTCTTCGAGCCGGAGTGCAAGAGCCCGCGGCAAATGAAGCTGGCCAACGCGCTGTGCCGCTACGTGGAGATGGCGGGGATGCTGTAACCGCTACCAGAGCGTGAATAGAGCCTGCGCCGAGTCCCGACCGCCAACTGTACACCCCGTTTACACCCATCGCGTGACACCGGCAAAGGGTCGCTGGCATTCACGTGCGCCATGCCTTAACATTCAGGTGTGAGGGGTGAGGGGTGGATGTCTTTTGAGGTCATTGGCGCGATCCAAAATATCGAGGTGATTGCAACCGGGTCGGGAATCCGTGATCTCAAGCGTCTGCGGAAGAAACATGGAGAAGGGCGCTGGAGAAAGCTGAAAGGGACAACGTACGTAAGGCTGGAAGATGGCACGATCCGCAAGGCAGAAATCCACTGGTACGAAGCGCACGGCGTCGGGCGCCGCGGGATCAAGATCAAACGGCTCTTCGACTAAGAACCAGTCTCGCCGTGCCCGGTTTGTCGTGTGCCTAGACAACACCGGATACGACACCTCGCTGGATGTGCGCAAGATCTACCGCGTTGTGGCGGACGCCAAGTCCGAGAAACTTGGCCTCGTTCGCGTGATCGACGAGTCCGGAGAGGACTACCTCTACCCGCAACGACTCTTTGCTGCGATCGAGGTGAGCCCCGCCATTCGCCGACGTCTCGATGTATAGCGTTGTTGTTTTGGCACAAGAAGTTAGGAACTTGAAATCACAGTTTGTGATATCAAGTTGCACGCGAACTAGTGCGCCGGGCGGATCGCTTGCAGGTTCTCGGCGTCCGTGAAGACCAGGCGCATGGTGCCGTTGTCGGCGGGTTCGATGGTGAGCGGGCGGCACGTGCCGCGTCGGTTCTCCCAGCTTGCGAAGGTGCCGTCGGGTTGCGGATACACGTGCAGGACCGGCTCCATTCCGCTGCGCGACACGCCCAGCAGTTTGCCGTCGCTCTCGGGATCCCACACGTAGAGGCGGTCCACGTATCCGCGCTCGAACTCGACACGCACCATGGTGACGTCCTCCTCGCGGAACGCGGTCCCCAGAACGCGGTGGCTGGTGGGCGCGCCGTACTGCTCCGCCCACTCCGCCATGGCTTCCTCCTGCGCCGCGCGCAGGCGGTCCATGGTGACCCGCTCGCCGTAGGCGTCCCACAGCGGTTCCACGTCGCCGCGCAACCAGGCCGACACGATGGTTTCGATCTGTTCGTTCCGTTGCGCGGCGCGTTGCGGATCGCCCGGCCGGGTGGAGAACAGCGCGCTGAACGCGCGCGAGTCATCGGCGGTGATGTCGAGAAATCCCTCTTCCGCCGTCACGTTCAGCGATCCTCCGCCCGCCAGCGCGTATCCGCCCGCGTAGCGTTCCAGTTCGGCTCGCGTTTTCTTCACCACGTCGGGCACGCCCGGCAGCGGCTCGCCCAGCATGAGATGCGCCCCAATCTGCTGCAGCATCTGATTCACCGCACGGAAGTCCGCGAGCACGTTGCACTGGAGCACGACGACCACACCGGAGGCAGGAACGATCAGCATGTCGGCAAAGAAGATGCCGTTGCCGCCGTTGTGCGTGATGATCCGCGTTCCGTCTTTGTCGATGACCACCCAGCCGTAGCCGTAGAAACTGTCCCCGCCGCCTTCGTCCACCTGCGGGCTCCAGTACGCCTTCATGGACGCGGGGGAGAGCGCCTTGCCGGAGAGGAGGTACTGGGCCCAGCGGTTCATGTCCTCCACCGTGGAGTGAATGCCGCCGTTGGCGCGCAGCACCCAGTACGGCCCGTCGTCGGCCATGGGGTGCTCGAGCACCGTGCCCCACGTTTCGTCCCCCTCGTACCCCTGTGCCACGCGTTGCATGTCGAAGTCGGGCAGGATGTAGCCGGTGTCCTTCATGCCGGCCGGCAGGAAGAAACGCTCGCGCACGAACGTCTCATAGCTCGCGCCCGTGAGTTGCTCGATGATGGCGCCCAGCAGGCTGTAGCCCGCGTTGCTGTATTCGTAGCCTTCGCCGGGCGGGAAGG is a window from the Candidatus Krumholzibacteriia bacterium genome containing:
- a CDS encoding protein kinase gives rise to the protein MIGRVLSQYRVTAYLGKGAMGEVYKAEHTRLSLTVAIKFIPESLLGDAKAKQRFVRQAEALAALNHENICRFYEIGETTEGRTYIVMSHCGGETLQDHIASGECSIRDAIGIAIGIASGLAHAHDKGVIHRDLKPANLMFDKGVIKIVDFGLALLTDHSSLTSSDATVGTLMYTSPEQAEGELLDGRTDIFAVGSVVYELLTGKPPFQAEHPASILYKIVNQPHRPVRELRPDVPESLSHVVDRCLAKKPEQRYENADALLKDLEAVLTELEPERRTTSSYWIKRRRKRAVRVALAAATALVALGIWQRCWIIRTTGLGFCSGEPGIAVLPTDPVSGTAEDRALVAGFARDLNDRIRAHRNANPSVWTVDPARISRAGVRTPEKARALVGARLVIAAQVTADTNPLTIAVESYDVRSSATFKEKVEVPLGPSFDSNRIGADVRKLAGLKTVATADSGYTRSAEAYREYLIGLGHLAGDGSSLDDAIVALEQAVAVDTAFARARAVLGEAYRRRFESGRDTLWADLAGRTCREALASFRNQPNALVTLAQVYSTRGKPDAASHALVSALALDPRNRDAIWQLAAVYTANGEPHEAEAAYVRAVDTNRADPMTYEMLGYFYLTHGRYADAIAPFERQTRLTPEYGQAYNYLGSCYFAMDCWDGAFAMFTRSFDLARNFEACANLGTLYYMDNDFTTAAQMYQWAHEYFPASVDVVSALADCHYWIPDHREQAIALYHDGTGMAEARRQSRPNDAHVLAMLAGFYSIIEPDSVPSLTTQALAAGPDDPDVNYRVAVAYELTAQREKALKHLARALDLGQSVRQIDTEPFLAELRKDSRYNILRKGVKERAPDCPRVTKAIRD
- a CDS encoding beta-lactamase family protein — protein: MRSLPLLLMLVLSLAGPAAGAGIDDRIPALETYLDRLENLGFAGSVLVAEGDRTLLASGYGLADRATARPWTPQTVSTIGSITKQFTGAAILALSDDGRLSVSDPITKYFSDVPSDKQSITLHQLLTHSSGIMNLEGVGDFDAISRDEFVRRAMVQELAFPPGEGYEYSNAGYSLLGAIIEQLTGASYETFVRERFFLPAGMKDTGYILPDFDMQRVAQGYEGDETWGTVLEHPMADDGPYWVLRANGGIHSTVEDMNRWAQYLLSGKALSPASMKAYWSPQVDEGGGDSFYGYGWVVIDKDGTRIITHNGGNGIFFADMLIVPASGVVVVLQCNVLADFRAVNQMLQQIGAHLMLGEPLPGVPDVVKKTRAELERYAGGYALAGGGSLNVTAEEGFLDITADDSRAFSALFSTRPGDPQRAAQRNEQIETIVSAWLRGDVEPLWDAYGERVTMDRLRAAQEEAMAEWAEQYGAPTSHRVLGTAFREEDVTMVRVEFERGYVDRLYVWDPESDGKLLGVSRSGMEPVLHVYPQPDGTFASWENRRGTCRPLTIEPADNGTMRLVFTDAENLQAIRPAH